The Toxorhynchites rutilus septentrionalis strain SRP chromosome 3, ASM2978413v1, whole genome shotgun sequence genome includes a region encoding these proteins:
- the LOC129773946 gene encoding uncharacterized protein K02A2.6-like, whose product MVLTRSNLTPCSLYSKIIDESLRENDITEHFDGFKSILLVEHHSAKMLSCCCKISASPMQFTGRNNLKSSAYESLRHFKLEFISLRYGKNSELGVKPCQKWIVETKTLKHNLSGHLSAGAGRQTPIVFPPHPGIHQNPLPQHFTSLPPPQQTPQQAHTSTEVTYAQLIQQLMRQQQEFMQHQHHLLQQTISKIKVQVPPNPETILDSLANNIKEFRYEPESNIIFSAWYARYEDLFEKDAARLDDLAKVRLLMRKLGAAEHERYISFILPKLPKQFQFSETVSKLKSLFKERNDVTLEQLSADCQRLLSLKRDTAMIETSTPSVQFVKQSNRNQQKRNFGRGKQQRNKNIPASPCWFCGEIHYTRDCSYRSHKCNDWGNIGHREGYCSSLRKTTKAAPTNRKFRRSSYTTKTVSLLVNAVNKKRRFVQAQINGVDVRLQLDTGSDISVISKRMWEKIGRPPTMLATEKAATASGDALKLLFKFICTISINGEHRESQIYVVDKSLHLLGIDILDAFGLWSVPISNYCNHIVSPATTVESLKVEYPAVFRSELGVCTKTKIKLELKEGAVPDFRPKRPVAYSTYNAVDSELDRLERERIITPVDFFNWAAPIVVVRKANGTIRICGDYSTGLNNSLQPHRYPLPLPEDIFAKLSSCTIFSQIDLSDAFLQVEIDGDSRDLLTINTHRGLYRYNRLPPGVKTAPGAFQQLIDTMLAGLPCTSGYLDDVVVGGKTAEDHLAHLHAVFQRIQDFGFTIRLEKCTFAQCQIKYLGYLLDQNGLRPDPSKIQVITDMPPPTDVKGVRSFLGAINYFGKFVPSMRSLRFPLDELLKVEKKFSWTPEYLLLTHYNPNLDIIVSADASSVGIGATISHRFPNGALKVVQHASRALTPAEKNYSQPDHEGLAIIFAVTRFHKMIFGRRFLLQTDHAPLLRIFGSKKGIPVYTSNRLQRWALTLLLYDFTIEHIRTEKFGNADVLSRLIRQHVKPEEDYVIATIAFESDVRIVQNATQSDPTTKKVYRYLHDGWPTVNPTEPELKRFFYRKDSLTTVDGCIMYGERLVIPSMYRKRCLDQLHRGHPGIQRMKAITRSYVYWPSLDDDIIGYVKSCHHCATSAKTPPRSAPLSWPKSSKPWERVHMDYAGPIDGEYFLIVVDSYSKWPEMIQTRSTTTEATVGILNDVFARMGMPKTLVSDNGPQFTSAKFQAYCAENGIEHLTTAPFHPQSNGQAERFVDTFKENPGGERHHKGSTQHLSACLSKHCQSVRPRLQITC is encoded by the exons ATGGTACTGACACGATCCAATTTAACACCATGCAGTTTATATTCGAAGATTATCGACGAAAGCTTGCGTGAGAACGATATTACCGAACACTTTGATGGATTCAAAAGCATCCTGTTGGTTGAACACCATTCGGCGAAGATGTTGAGTTGCTGTTGTAAAATCTCAGCATCTCCGATGCAGTTCACtgggaggaacaatttgaagtcATCTGCATACGAGAGTTTGAGACACTTCAAATTGGAATTTATATCGTTGAGATACGGTAAAAACAG TGAGTTAGGAGTGAAGCCATGTCAAAAGTGGATCGTTGAAACCAAGACATTGAAGCATAACCTGTCGGGACATCTCTCAGCAGGAGCCGGTCGACAAACGCCTATAGTGTTCCCGCCGCATCCTGGAATCCATCAGAATCCCCTCCCGCAGCACTTCACGAGCCTGCCTCCACCACAGCAGACGCCGCAACAAGCACACACATCCACCGAAGTCACCTACGCCCAGCTCATACAGCAGCTCATGAGACAACAACAGGAATTTATGCAGCATCAACATCATCTTCTTCAGCAGACTATCTCCAAAATTAAGGTACAGGTACCGCCAAATCCTGAAACCATTCTTGATTCGTTAGCGAACAACATAAAAGAATTTCGCTACGAGCCGGAAAGCAACATAATCTTTTCGGCATGGTACGCTAGATACGAAGATCTTTTCGAGAAAGATGCTGCCCGTCTCGACGACTTGGCAAAAGTTCGCCTGCTCATGCGCAAATTAGGAGCAGCGGAACACGAACGCTATATAAGCTTCATCCTACCTAAGCTGCCTAAACAGTTCCAGTTCAGCGAAACCGTGAGCAAATTAAAATCACTCTTCA AGGAACGTAACGACGTCACCTTGGAACAGCTGTCTGCGGACTGTCAGCGATTGTTGTCACTGAAGCGGGACACAGCAATGATAGAAACGTCAACACCGAGTGTACAGTTTGTGAAGCAGAGCAACAGAAATCAACAGAAGCGCAATTTCGGACGAGGCAAACAGCAGCGAAACAAAAACATTCCAGCTTCACCTTGCTGGTTTTGCGGCGAAATACACTATACACGAGACTGCAGTTACAGATCGCACAAGTGCAACGATTGGGGAAACATTGGTCATCGTGAAGGCTATTGTTCCAGTTTGCGGAAAACAACGAAAGCAGCTCCGACTAACCGCAAATTTCGACGATCATCGTACACGACGAAAACAGTAAGTCTCCTTGTGAATGCAGTAAACAAAAAGCGTCGTTTTGTTCAAGCTCAAATCAACGGAGTGGACGTCCGTCTTCAATTGGACACGGGGTCTGATATCAGCGTAATTTCGAAGCGAATGTGGGAGAAAATTGGCAGACCACCAACAATGCTAGCAACAGAAAAAGCAGCCACAGCGTCCGGTGATGCGCTCAAGCTTCTCTTCAAGTTCATTTGTACAATTTCTATCAACGGTGAGCATCGTGAATCGCAAATCTACGTGGTGGACAAATCCCTTCATCTGCTAGGTATCGATATACTCGATGCCTTCGGGTTGTGGTCAGTGCCCATCAGCAATTATTGCAATCATATCGTCAGTCCTGCCACAACCGTAGAGTCACTCAAGGTGGAATATCCAGCAGTATTTCGAAGCGAGCTAGGAGTGTGCactaaaacgaaaataaagctcgAACTAAAGGAAGGTGCAGTTCCAGATTTCCGTCCCAAACGTCCCGTTGCATATTCCACTTACAACGCAGTGGATAGTGAGCTGGATAGACTGGAAAGAGAGAGAATCATCACTCCCGTGGATTTCTTCAACTGGGCGGCTCCCATAGTAGTCGTTCGTAAGGCCAACGGTACCATCAGAATTTGTGGCGATTATTCCACCGGTCTCAACAACTCGCTGCAACCACACCGGTATCCTCTTCCGCTACCGGAGGATATTTTTGCAAAATTATCCAGCTGCACAATATTCAGTCAGATAGACCTTTCTGACGCTTTCCTCCAAGTGGAAATTGATGGGGACAGCCGCGATCTACTTACCATCAACACCCACCGTGGATTGTATCGCTACAATCGTCTTCCGCCAGGAGTCAAAACAGCACCAGGTGCCTTCCAGCAGCTGATCGACACCATGCTGGCGGGCCTTCCGTGCACTTCTGGTTACCTTGATGACGTTGTCGTGGGAGGTAAAACAGCGGAGGATCATCTAGCCCATCTCCATGCAGTGTTTCAGCGTATTCAGGATTTCGGCTTCACCATTCGTCTAGAAAAGTGTACATTCGCTCAATGCCAAATAAAATATCTGGGTTATCTATTAGACCAAAACGGACTACGCCCAGATCCGTCGAAGATTCAGGTCATCACCGACATGCCACCACCAACCGACGTTAAAGGAGTTCGTTCCTTCCTAGGAGCAATTAATTACTTTGGCAAATTCGTACCTAGTATGAGATCCCTTCGCTTCCCACTTGATGAGCTACTCAAAGTCGAGAAGAAATTCAGTTGGACGCCAGAAT ACCTCCTGTTGACGCACTACAACCCAAACCTTGATATCATCGTATCAGCAGACGCATCATCAGTAGGTATTGGTGCTACCATCAGTCACCGATTTCCGAATGGCGCCCTGAAGGTTGTTCAGCATGCGTCTCGAGCTTTAACACCAGCAGAGAAAAACTACAGCCAACCAGATCACGAAGGGCTAGCGATCATTTTTGCAGTAACCAGATTCCACAAAATGATTTTCGGTCGTCGGTTCCTTCTGCAAACCGACCATGCTCCACTCTTGAGGATATTCGGCTCTAAGAAGGGCATTCCAGTTTATACATCCAATCGTCTTCAGCGATGGGCTCTTACGCTGCTCCTGTACGACTTCACCATCGAACATATCCGAACTGAGAAGTTTGGGAATGCGGATGTGCTTTCCCGCTTAATTAGACAACACGTAAAGCCAGAGGAGGATTATGTCATCGCCACAATCGCCTTTGAAAGCGATGTCAG GATCGTTCAGAATGCTACTCAGTCCGATCCTACCACCAAGAAAGTGTATCGCTATCTCCACGATGGATGGCCTACAGTAAATCCAACAGAGCCGGAACTCAAACGGTTCTTCTACCGGAAAGATTCCCTAACCACGGTCGACGGTTGTATAATGTACGGTGAGCGCCTAGTTATTCCTTCGATGTACCGTAAGCGCTGCCTTGATCAGCTGCACCGTGGCCACCCAGGCATTCAACGTATGAAAGCGATTACACGGTCATATGTTTACTGGCCATCCTTGGATGACGACATTATTGGCTACGTCAAGTCCTGTCATCATTGTGCTACATCAGCGAAAACACCACCTAGGTCAGCACCGCTATCGTGGCCTAAATCCAGCAAGCCTTGGGAACGCGTCCATATGGACTACGCTGGACCAATTGATGGGGAATATTTCCTCATTGTCGTCGATTCATATTCTAAATGGCCAGAAATGATCCAGACCCGTAGCACAACCACAGAAGCTACGGTTGGCATTCTCAATGATGTATTCGCTCGTATGGGGATGCCCAAAACACTGGTCAGCGACAATGGCCCCCAATTTACCAGTGCCAAGTTCCAGGCCTATTGTGCGGAAAACGGAATTGAACATTTGACCACCGCACCATTCCACCCTCAATCGAACGGACAGGCAGAACGTTTTGTAGACACGTTCAAGGAAAATCCAGGAGGGGAGAGGCACCATAAAGGAAGCACTCAGCACCTTTCTGCTTGTTTATCGAAGCACTGCCAATCCGTCCGCCCCAGACTGCAAATCACCTGCTGA